The Mya arenaria isolate MELC-2E11 chromosome 16, ASM2691426v1 genome includes a window with the following:
- the LOC128222112 gene encoding uncharacterized protein LOC128222112, with product MASGRSSIYKGSDLIHDYSCSKCEENDLNTEAQHYCPECEHYLCDKCVNLHNGYHNKHTVYGRGDIQKWAGFSLDRCDLHDKLNVHCDDHQELCCSVCVALNHRLCSSISHLPDMAKGFLNTAEFKQLPAAVDKMRSRLDELKNARMKDQASLKVSYKNIVAEIKAFRKEINKILDKLEKKTVEQLDGLMEDLEKTIKDDIQSCANMNGQLKIMMEKLQQITGKHKETSSYIGFRICQTKLSEAKSTMLEIKKSPTKRISFLSNESLLPFFRNLNILGNVDSIISMPIQTDCDHVYKTQGSSRYSVRIKKDVQICHIVGICELPSGEVVVADSGNSRVKLLNNQYKVIDHCDLPSYPEHMCLTESHEILVAIDCVTLHEIHFFSVNRGKLQTVRKFSTNHQCLSIANNQGQLYVGNKKILYQYTMNGDFVKEIYISMSFGCSVCKCAVSLDGEKVYVTSYDKNELITLDKDGQMLSTLEDPELQGPWGLCVSPSGHVFVCGSTSHTVLQVDREGRKKLTTVTRRADGLCLPLSVCFSEQTSSLIVGNHGQDQIIVYKTC from the exons ATGGCCTCTGGAAGGTCATCTATTTACAAGGGATCTGACCTGATTCATGACTACAGTTgttcaaagtgtgaggaaaaTGACCTTAACACTGAAGCCCAGCACTACTGTCCAGAGTGTGAACACTATCTGTGTGACAAGTGTGTAAATTTACATAATGGATATCATAACAAACATACCGTCTACGGCCGTGGAGACATTCAGAAGTGGGCTGGGTTCTCCTTGGACAGATGTGACCTACATGACAAGCTGAATGTCCACTGTGATGACCACCAGGAACTTTGCTGCAGTGTCTGTGTGGCTCTAAACCACAG GTTGTGTAGCAGCATCAGTCATCTGCCGGATATGGCCAAGGGCTTCCTGAACACAGCAGAGTTCAAGCAGCTGCCAGCAGCAGTTGACAAGATGAGGAGCAGGCTGGATGAGCTCAAGAATGCAAGGATGAAGGACCAAGCATCACTTAAGGTCTCATACAAGAATATCGTAGCTGAAATCAAGGCTTTCCGCAAAGAGATAAACAAAATCCTAGACAAGCTTGAGAAGAAGACAGTTGAACAGTTAGATGGGCTGATGGAAGATTTGGAAAAGACTATCAAAGATGATATACAATCTTGTGCAAATATGAATGGCCAACTCAAGATCATGATGGAAAAGCTCCAGCAGATAACTGGAAAACACAAGGAGACCAGTTCTTACATTGGATTCAGAATATGTCAGACCAAGTTGAGTGAAGCCAAGAGCACCATGCTAGAAATAAAGAAAAGCCCAACAAAAAGAATAAGTTTCTTATCTAATGAAAGTTTATTGCCATTTTTCAGAAACCTGAACATTCTTGGAAATGTTGACAGTATTATTTCCATGCCAATACAAACAGATTGTGATCACGTGTACAAGACTCAAGGTTCAAGCCGCTATTCTGTTAGAATAAAGAAGGATGTCCAAATCTGCCATATAGTGGGTATATGTGAGTTGCCAAGTGGAGAGGTGGTTGTTGCTGATAGTGGAAACAGCAGAGTGAAGCTTCTGAATAACCAGTACAAAGTCATTGATCACTGTGATCTTCCTTCTTATCCTGAACACATGTGTCTCACTGAAAGTCATGAAATACTTGTAGCTATAGATTGTGTGACTTTGCATGAGATTCACTTCTTCTCGGTGAACAGAGGGAAGCTACAGACAGTGAGAAAGTTCAGCACAAACCACCAATGCCTTTCTATTGCCAACAACCAGGGCCAGCTGTATGTGGGCAACAAAAAAATCCTGTACCAGTACACCATGAATGGAGATTTTGTAAAGGAGATTTATATAAGCATGTCTTTTGGTTGTTCAGTATGCAAATGTGCTGTAAGTCTAGATGGTGAGAAAGTTTATGTAACAAGTTATGATAAGAATGAATTAATAACACTGGATAAAGATGGTCAAATGCTGTCTACTTTAGAAGATCCTGAACTTCAGGGACCCTGGGGACTGTGTGTCAGCCCAAGTGgccatgtgtttgtgtgtgggAGTACGTCTCACACTGTGTTACAGGTGGACAGAGAGGGGAGAAAGAAGCTAACCACAGTCACCAGGAGGGCTGATGGCTTGTGTTTGCCTTTGTCAGTGTGCTTCAGTGAACAAACCTCCAGCCTTATTGTTGGAAACCATGGTCAGgatcaaataattgtttacaagaCATGTTAA